A DNA window from Mucilaginibacter xinganensis contains the following coding sequences:
- a CDS encoding DndE family protein — translation MFSSIKTSRTNKELVTQLTNKLNLGAENVIARLAFSFSLSRERKLNLSDMKDSGGKEYNNKVLFGNYADIYMAVLCVHYSLYKSDKDLSKYVKMHIDDGLELINQEIANKDSITGNDFLINEIEKGILNSEKI, via the coding sequence ATGTTTAGTAGCATCAAAACTTCCCGTACAAATAAGGAGTTGGTTACACAGTTAACCAATAAGCTTAATTTGGGTGCAGAAAATGTAATTGCACGCTTAGCCTTCAGCTTTTCGCTAAGCAGAGAGCGAAAACTAAATCTAAGTGACATGAAAGATTCCGGAGGTAAGGAGTATAACAATAAGGTGCTATTCGGCAATTATGCAGATATTTATATGGCCGTCTTATGTGTACATTACAGCTTATACAAATCTGACAAGGACTTGTCAAAATATGTTAAAATGCATATTGACGATGGCCTTGAATTAATTAATCAAGAGATAGCCAATAAGGATTCTATTACAGGAAATGATTTCCTAATTAATGAGATCGAAAAAGGAATACTAAATTCTGAAAAAATATAA
- a CDS encoding restriction endonuclease encodes MPKNTINEAISEALKREGQPLRVGDIYKRIVEDDLYRFNAINPEHIVRTQLRRHSENLNFPTAHKSKHFVFLNDGHYWIKGVAHQKAITPDVKDEKVIRESNFEQIKTLHEKYIQEFKDSTLDQLIALNPFSFEEFCKRLLLVYGFKNLKVTNKTKDGGIDGHGELKIGLVYMKVAFECKRWTKTSVGRPKINQFRGDIQGKYQQGIFFTTSKFTNDAKSSSFQIGAVPIVLIDGKAIVDIMIEKGFGIEKEVLPIYTNAIDLVLQDAEE; translated from the coding sequence ATGCCAAAAAATACTATTAACGAAGCAATCTCAGAAGCGTTAAAACGTGAGGGGCAACCATTGCGTGTAGGTGATATCTATAAAAGAATAGTCGAAGACGATTTATATCGTTTTAACGCTATAAATCCTGAACATATCGTCAGGACCCAATTAAGGCGCCATAGTGAAAATCTGAACTTTCCTACTGCACATAAATCAAAACATTTTGTTTTTCTGAATGACGGGCATTATTGGATCAAAGGTGTTGCCCACCAAAAAGCGATAACGCCGGATGTGAAAGATGAAAAAGTAATTCGTGAGTCTAATTTTGAACAAATCAAAACTTTACACGAAAAATATATCCAGGAATTTAAGGATTCAACGCTTGATCAATTAATAGCGCTCAATCCATTTTCCTTTGAAGAGTTTTGTAAACGGCTTTTGCTGGTTTATGGGTTTAAAAATCTAAAGGTAACTAATAAAACAAAAGACGGAGGGATTGACGGTCACGGCGAACTTAAAATAGGTTTGGTTTACATGAAAGTTGCATTCGAATGCAAACGATGGACGAAAACTTCAGTAGGGAGGCCTAAGATTAATCAATTCAGAGGTGATATTCAGGGTAAATATCAGCAGGGAATCTTTTTTACAACTTCGAAATTTACAAACGACGCAAAAAGCTCATCGTTCCAAATCGGAGCAGTGCCTATTGTATTAATTGATGGCAAAGCGATAGTTGATATTATGATCGAAAAAGGTTTCGGCATTGAGAAAGAAGTCCTGCCAATCTATACGAACGCAATTGATCTCGTTCTACAAGATGCCGAAGAATAA
- a CDS encoding AAA family ATPase, producing MLIEKITLRNFRVYHGEHTVSLSINPEQNVSIISGQNGFGKTSLLTSLVWGLYGKLIPDVDDRYRKEIYESGGYKKYASKLFNRYALQHANEEYEKLKRRLIDTTDVLERERVKQNIDDIYSFSISVQFTNISIPHISCNNLVIKRTYNIKSETEDIQILIDGRTNELTKTIGQEIFINDFILPKEVAKFFFFDAEKITALAEISNLEEKQYFSKAYNEVLGIKKYVDLKHNLENLLLRIKKRSAQKGDLQKIDTLQKKVTENNDLLTIYKQDLSRKEQDQIVKKSDFSQIQEQLVRLGSALSHDELQEFKRMRSQLKDEIAKNKNQFNDLLELAPFAMIADKILQVNKQLKIEEIQQNIDLVNSLLQEKYVSIKKAFVELKNIDLSVVETILSENLLPSQMSDQKVLFDFTIEQRNQFKAVFDNLKNAYSKSFKTLVANSKRLQSTYNILQKKVQDAEVKDSDPVIKALRHRFETLNIEIRELEEKILNLKVKITVLEKDISTINRQLSEQTKNIRVEATDRQKAETTGRLLSQLDNFIKQLKQKKRISLQKSIKNELNRLMHKHDFVKQVNVIIEGDLIDIDLLDMQDQKINKDSLSKGEQQLYATALLKALVSESNIQFPVFIDSPLQKFDKLHAANIIKDFYPVISSQVVLFPLLEKELNETEYNLLLPKVGKAYLIEQIASYRSAFNEVVPKELFSNYQQMYSRYV from the coding sequence ATGTTAATAGAAAAAATCACACTCCGTAATTTTCGGGTATATCATGGTGAGCATACTGTTTCGCTTTCGATTAACCCGGAGCAAAATGTGTCCATAATCTCCGGACAAAATGGGTTTGGAAAAACAAGCCTGCTCACTTCGTTAGTATGGGGGCTTTATGGCAAACTGATACCGGATGTTGACGATCGTTATCGAAAAGAGATTTATGAAAGCGGCGGGTATAAGAAATATGCATCAAAACTTTTTAACCGTTATGCATTACAACATGCAAATGAAGAATATGAAAAATTAAAGAGGAGACTGATTGATACGACAGATGTATTGGAACGGGAACGGGTTAAACAGAATATTGACGACATCTATTCCTTTAGCATTTCAGTTCAATTTACTAATATTTCCATTCCACATATATCTTGCAACAACCTTGTTATTAAAAGAACCTATAATATCAAATCAGAAACAGAGGATATACAAATATTGATTGATGGCAGGACAAATGAATTAACGAAAACAATTGGACAGGAAATTTTCATCAACGATTTTATCTTGCCTAAAGAGGTCGCCAAATTTTTCTTTTTTGACGCCGAAAAGATTACTGCCTTAGCTGAAATCAGCAACCTGGAGGAGAAACAATATTTCAGTAAGGCATATAACGAAGTATTGGGTATAAAAAAGTATGTAGATCTTAAACATAATCTGGAAAATCTGTTACTAAGAATAAAAAAGCGGTCTGCACAAAAAGGTGATTTACAAAAAATAGATACGCTGCAAAAAAAAGTAACAGAGAATAATGATCTGCTAACTATTTACAAGCAAGATCTAAGCAGAAAAGAGCAGGATCAGATTGTCAAGAAGTCTGATTTTTCACAAATTCAAGAACAATTGGTGAGATTAGGCAGCGCGTTAAGTCATGACGAACTACAAGAATTTAAGCGTATGCGTAGCCAGTTGAAAGATGAGATTGCAAAAAACAAGAACCAATTTAACGACTTACTTGAATTAGCTCCTTTTGCTATGATTGCTGATAAAATCCTTCAAGTCAACAAGCAACTTAAGATAGAGGAAATACAGCAGAATATTGATTTGGTGAATAGTTTGCTTCAAGAAAAATACGTCAGCATAAAAAAAGCATTTGTTGAACTGAAAAACATCGATCTATCTGTTGTTGAAACGATACTTTCTGAAAATTTATTACCAAGTCAAATGTCAGATCAAAAAGTTCTATTTGACTTTACAATAGAACAACGTAATCAATTTAAAGCGGTATTTGATAACTTAAAAAATGCTTACAGCAAAAGTTTTAAAACTTTAGTTGCCAATTCCAAAAGACTTCAAAGCACTTATAATATTTTACAGAAAAAAGTTCAGGATGCAGAAGTTAAAGACAGCGACCCTGTTATAAAGGCATTAAGGCATCGTTTCGAAACACTTAATATTGAAATTCGTGAGTTGGAAGAAAAAATCTTGAATCTTAAAGTAAAAATCACGGTTTTAGAGAAGGATATATCTACGATTAACAGGCAGCTTTCGGAGCAAACTAAAAATATTAGAGTGGAAGCAACTGATCGTCAAAAAGCAGAAACTACGGGTCGCTTGTTAAGCCAGTTAGATAATTTCATCAAGCAACTCAAACAAAAGAAAAGGATTTCTTTACAAAAAAGCATAAAAAATGAGTTGAATCGACTAATGCACAAACATGATTTTGTAAAGCAAGTCAATGTCATTATTGAGGGGGATCTGATTGACATAGACCTTTTGGATATGCAAGACCAAAAAATAAATAAAGATAGCTTATCTAAGGGGGAACAACAGCTTTACGCCACAGCTTTATTAAAAGCATTGGTCAGTGAATCTAACATTCAATTCCCTGTATTTATTGACAGTCCGTTACAAAAGTTCGATAAGTTACATGCGGCTAATATTATTAAGGATTTTTATCCGGTCATTTCCAGCCAGGTTGTTTTGTTTCCATTGTTAGAAAAAGAATTGAATGAAACAGAGTATAATCTTTTACTGCCGAAAGTTGGTAAAGCTTATTTAATTGAGCAAATAGCATCTTATCGGTCAGCCTTTAACGAGGTGGTTCCAAAGGAATTATTCAGTAATTATCAACAGATGTATTCGCGATATGTTTAG
- a CDS encoding ATP-binding protein produces MKQLLKDIEALPSKRIYLSIIADYHIKTALCELIDNSIDSWIHRGKQHPLEVSIELDYQRQVIQVIDNSGGVPEADINLIVSPGHSRNTAEDATIGIFGVGSKRAVVALAEEIRIFTRYKDEKTILVEIDDAWIKDDSTWDLHIYEVDPIPENTTKIELIKLRDPIKPENEADLKNHLGVTYGLFLADVNFQLKFNGNDITPIYFDKWSYPPDFEPKEFTGDIDFGADGKIKLDILGGLTKSGEPSGGEYGAYFYCNNRLITKAYKGPEVGYKPLRIGNPHPSVSLARVIVKLTGPAKLMPWNSSKSDINPKHPSFREIQEHIDRVLTHYSTLSKKWSSAGGWEENIFKYDDGIINEEVLTNISSQVRLYLPPIPRPSKRKYGDIIKINNRALAKNKPWVTGLYETVIAVEEIGKLKLEQKNRISMLTLDSMLEIAFKEYLINDSGTSYSATRLENIMKNRTDVHAEVKNTVSFTQTQWKKIEYYYKLRSELVHKRATVTVSDSELATFRKVVEVVLKKLFGLNFKTDN; encoded by the coding sequence ATGAAACAATTATTGAAAGATATTGAGGCGTTACCATCTAAAAGAATATACCTTTCCATCATTGCAGATTATCATATCAAAACAGCGCTTTGCGAATTGATTGACAATTCAATTGATAGCTGGATACACAGAGGCAAACAACATCCGCTTGAGGTTTCAATCGAATTAGACTATCAAAGGCAAGTTATTCAGGTTATTGATAATAGCGGCGGCGTACCTGAAGCTGATATTAACTTAATTGTTAGCCCAGGTCATAGTAGAAATACGGCTGAGGATGCGACAATTGGAATTTTCGGTGTAGGGTCGAAAAGAGCGGTAGTGGCATTAGCGGAAGAAATCAGGATTTTTACGAGATACAAGGATGAGAAAACAATTTTGGTTGAAATAGATGACGCTTGGATTAAAGATGACAGCACCTGGGATCTCCACATTTATGAAGTCGACCCGATTCCGGAAAATACTACTAAAATTGAGCTTATCAAGCTTAGGGACCCTATAAAACCTGAAAACGAAGCTGATTTGAAAAACCATTTGGGTGTAACCTATGGACTGTTTTTGGCTGATGTCAATTTTCAACTTAAATTTAATGGTAACGATATAACTCCGATCTATTTCGATAAATGGTCTTATCCTCCTGACTTTGAACCAAAGGAATTTACGGGAGATATAGACTTCGGTGCTGATGGTAAAATAAAACTGGATATTTTGGGGGGCCTTACGAAGTCGGGGGAGCCATCAGGAGGCGAGTACGGCGCTTATTTTTATTGTAATAATAGGTTAATTACCAAAGCATACAAAGGCCCCGAAGTTGGATATAAGCCGTTGAGGATAGGCAATCCGCACCCTTCTGTTTCATTAGCCCGTGTAATCGTTAAGCTAACCGGCCCTGCCAAACTCATGCCGTGGAACAGCAGCAAATCCGACATCAACCCCAAGCATCCTTCCTTTAGAGAGATTCAGGAACATATTGATAGAGTGTTGACTCATTATTCTACGCTTTCAAAGAAATGGAGTTCGGCAGGTGGATGGGAAGAAAATATTTTTAAGTATGATGATGGTATCATCAACGAAGAAGTGCTTACAAACATTTCGTCGCAGGTCAGGCTTTATTTGCCACCGATACCCAGGCCATCCAAACGAAAATATGGCGATATTATTAAAATCAATAATAGGGCTTTAGCTAAGAATAAACCGTGGGTAACAGGACTTTATGAAACTGTTATAGCTGTAGAAGAAATAGGAAAATTAAAACTGGAGCAGAAAAATAGAATATCCATGTTGACATTGGACAGTATGCTTGAAATAGCTTTTAAAGAATACTTGATAAATGATTCAGGCACCAGTTATAGCGCCACCCGATTAGAAAACATCATGAAAAATCGAACTGATGTTCATGCGGAGGTCAAAAACACCGTTTCATTTACACAAACACAGTGGAAAAAAATAGAATATTATTATAAGCTTAGGAGTGAATTGGTCCATAAAAGAGCGACTGTTACCGTTTCTGATAGTGAATTAGCGACATTCAGGAAAGTTGTGGAAGTTGTACTGAAGAAATTGTTTGGCCTGAATTTTAAAACAGATAATTGA
- a CDS encoding AAA family ATPase, with amino-acid sequence MIIKSIEIKNFLSYYDTTEFKFDEGATLIIGQNNTGKSKLFDAYNWVLYDEAYETAAEDWVSTGQWKEQLVNRFAKLNCNTNSKVEVSVSLNFEDENSNSYLVNREYRVLKISDSEWSCPGSSDIAVTKTNAVTFNTQNFMGNEANELLSAFFPKNLSRYFLFQGEGISKLLRLNQRSDFTRAIGELSGIKYFDKARKYADKVYLRAKDQFENKEERNAEVQKQKVKITKDIDDINERVTDLKNKLENEYREKDIKERKLEEKEEELSRYEECAKLLQEIKSLEKQRDEKVDQKGKLFEYNRNGLMSLWIYNKSEGLIDNFLRLYRKAKEEAKIPEPIRQDFIKEMLQDHLCKVCGTDAPEHSPQYHQISSFINEKSLDKEIAVINALSDTADSLKSNITHIPDNIKEFRDELNQVQQELDGLRTKIVYKEDELRIVTERIEDEKKIGKIQRADLEKINLSQLTKDRDQIKIDLDQSKGKIDQISGRKDEADKSLKKLEDEYKALIERSENQFERERMLLAQNIKDEVYKLYDNFLGNLIGDIEEEANTYFENMTRTNPALSGKVRVDYENREVYTVDESGIPMANINQANKVSLQISFVAAVLSVSNRIWDKHFPFVADAPISALGGNNKISAIKTIIDIFRQSIVILKDDADLENIEGLNNEQVRQLIKNNGKIRNAYELRMEGATINEQRTKIIKLK; translated from the coding sequence GTGATAATAAAATCGATTGAAATAAAAAACTTTCTGTCGTATTATGATACCACAGAATTTAAATTTGATGAAGGAGCTACTTTAATTATTGGTCAGAATAATACCGGTAAGTCTAAGCTATTTGATGCATATAACTGGGTGCTATATGACGAGGCTTATGAAACTGCGGCTGAAGATTGGGTTTCTACCGGGCAATGGAAAGAACAGCTCGTCAACAGGTTTGCAAAACTCAATTGCAACACTAATTCCAAGGTGGAAGTGTCCGTTAGCTTGAATTTTGAAGATGAAAACTCAAATTCATACTTGGTAAACCGTGAGTACAGGGTGCTGAAAATATCAGATTCGGAATGGAGTTGTCCTGGTTCATCTGACATTGCGGTTACTAAAACAAATGCTGTTACATTCAACACTCAAAATTTCATGGGCAATGAAGCTAATGAGTTGTTAAGTGCCTTTTTTCCAAAAAACCTTTCCAGATACTTTCTTTTTCAAGGTGAAGGAATAAGTAAGCTTCTACGCTTAAACCAACGTTCGGATTTTACACGGGCAATTGGTGAACTATCGGGAATCAAGTACTTCGATAAAGCACGAAAATATGCAGATAAAGTCTATTTACGGGCTAAAGATCAATTTGAAAATAAAGAAGAACGTAATGCTGAAGTACAGAAGCAAAAAGTCAAGATCACCAAGGATATTGACGATATTAATGAAAGGGTCACGGACTTAAAAAATAAGCTTGAAAATGAATATCGTGAAAAGGATATCAAAGAAAGAAAATTAGAAGAGAAAGAGGAGGAATTATCTCGTTATGAGGAGTGCGCAAAGTTATTGCAGGAGATAAAATCATTAGAAAAACAGCGCGATGAAAAAGTAGATCAGAAAGGCAAGCTATTTGAATACAATCGTAATGGCTTAATGTCTTTATGGATTTATAACAAATCGGAAGGGCTAATTGATAACTTTTTAAGGCTATATCGGAAAGCGAAAGAAGAAGCAAAGATACCAGAGCCCATTCGGCAGGATTTTATTAAAGAAATGTTGCAGGATCATTTGTGTAAAGTTTGCGGGACAGATGCGCCGGAACATTCTCCGCAGTATCATCAAATATCAAGTTTTATCAACGAGAAATCATTGGATAAAGAAATTGCTGTCATTAACGCGCTAAGTGACACTGCCGATTCTCTAAAATCAAATATTACCCATATCCCAGACAATATAAAGGAGTTTAGAGACGAATTAAATCAGGTGCAGCAAGAACTTGACGGTCTCAGAACGAAAATTGTTTATAAGGAAGATGAACTTAGGATCGTTACAGAGCGAATTGAAGATGAAAAGAAAATAGGTAAAATTCAAAGGGCTGACTTAGAAAAGATTAATCTTTCGCAATTAACCAAGGATCGGGATCAGATTAAAATTGATTTAGATCAGTCTAAGGGAAAAATTGACCAGATATCCGGCAGAAAGGACGAAGCTGATAAGAGCCTGAAAAAACTTGAAGATGAATACAAAGCATTGATTGAACGCTCTGAAAATCAATTTGAAAGGGAAAGAATGTTGCTGGCTCAAAACATTAAAGATGAAGTTTACAAGCTTTATGATAATTTCCTTGGCAACTTAATTGGTGATATTGAAGAAGAAGCCAATACCTACTTTGAAAATATGACGCGGACTAATCCCGCCCTGTCAGGGAAAGTAAGGGTTGATTATGAAAATCGTGAGGTGTACACTGTAGATGAATCTGGTATTCCAATGGCAAATATTAACCAGGCAAATAAAGTTTCACTTCAAATTTCATTTGTTGCCGCCGTACTTTCCGTTTCCAATCGGATTTGGGATAAACATTTTCCTTTTGTGGCTGATGCACCTATTTCTGCTTTAGGAGGAAACAACAAAATTAGTGCTATCAAAACTATTATTGATATTTTCAGGCAGTCAATCGTTATTTTAAAAGATGATGCAGACCTTGAAAATATCGAAGGTTTGAATAATGAGCAAGTTCGACAATTAATAAAAAATAACGGTAAAATACGTAATGCGTATGAATTACGCATGGAAGGCGCAACTATTAATGAACAGAGGACTAAAATTATAAAATTGAAATAA
- a CDS encoding DEAD/DEAH box helicase family protein, protein MNVTPDLRDYQIEAINNWKNNGYRGLFAMATGTGKTITSLSCADYLFKVEGAIHLYILVPTLDLANQWMEETKKFLIKNVILANSENKNWYTEALSAINTKDSSYCIIATYATFLTKRFGDIISKATPQSFLIADEAHNFGTEKHIAVYPENIQRRLGLSATPDRYYDEQGSLEIYRYFGAEKEFTFKFTMEEAIERNYLCEYYYYPVIVQLSEEELEEYKSISIKLSKYFNGSTGSFKDNPIVTALLLKRKRIIHQASGKFDALRKILGELKNKGLPVKYLLVYVPEGNDDKIDEDDKKLINTYSRIIAKEFNLSQHQFIGLTTNRQRILSEFSTGHIAVLTAMKCLDEGVDIKRAEIAVFCSSTGNPRQFIQRRGRVLRTHPDKKYATIYDMVVVPSITNQYFESTLQMEKSILQSELKRVHEFAGLSLNHYQALSVLEHVAKEFNLDIYAKTDYIA, encoded by the coding sequence GTGAACGTCACGCCTGATTTAAGAGATTACCAAATAGAAGCAATCAATAACTGGAAAAATAACGGTTATCGGGGATTATTTGCTATGGCCACTGGTACAGGAAAGACGATAACTTCATTAAGCTGCGCAGATTATTTATTTAAGGTTGAAGGGGCTATTCATCTTTATATACTCGTTCCTACACTTGATTTAGCTAACCAGTGGATGGAAGAGACAAAGAAATTTTTAATTAAAAATGTCATTTTAGCTAATAGCGAAAATAAAAATTGGTATACAGAAGCATTGTCCGCTATAAATACTAAAGATAGCAGCTATTGTATTATCGCGACTTATGCGACATTTCTGACGAAAAGATTTGGTGATATTATTTCTAAGGCTACTCCGCAGTCATTTCTTATTGCGGATGAAGCGCATAATTTTGGCACAGAAAAGCATATTGCGGTATATCCTGAAAACATTCAAAGACGCTTGGGCCTGTCAGCCACGCCCGACCGGTATTATGATGAACAAGGGTCACTTGAAATTTACAGGTATTTTGGAGCTGAAAAGGAATTTACCTTCAAGTTTACGATGGAGGAAGCTATAGAGCGTAATTATTTGTGCGAGTATTATTATTATCCGGTAATTGTGCAGCTATCGGAAGAAGAACTTGAGGAATACAAATCAATTTCTATTAAGCTTTCTAAATACTTTAATGGTAGTACAGGAAGCTTTAAAGATAATCCTATCGTTACTGCATTATTACTTAAAAGGAAGCGGATTATACATCAGGCTTCAGGAAAATTCGACGCACTCCGTAAGATATTGGGAGAGTTGAAAAACAAAGGACTGCCAGTGAAATATTTGCTGGTTTATGTACCCGAAGGGAATGACGATAAAATCGATGAAGATGATAAAAAGTTAATTAATACCTACTCCAGAATTATTGCTAAGGAGTTTAACTTATCTCAGCATCAATTTATTGGACTTACTACTAATCGTCAAAGAATTTTAAGCGAATTTTCGACAGGCCATATTGCAGTTTTGACAGCAATGAAATGTTTGGATGAAGGAGTAGATATCAAACGTGCAGAAATAGCGGTATTTTGTTCAAGTACAGGAAATCCAAGACAATTTATTCAAAGGCGAGGAAGGGTTCTCAGAACGCATCCCGATAAAAAATACGCCACTATTTATGACATGGTTGTTGTCCCGTCCATTACAAACCAATATTTTGAATCTACATTACAAATGGAAAAAAGCATTCTTCAAAGTGAACTTAAGAGGGTTCATGAATTTGCCGGGCTATCATTAAATCATTACCAGGCATTGAGTGTTCTTGAGCATGTAGCTAAAGAATTTAATTTAGATATTTACGCTAAAACAGACTATATCGCATGA
- a CDS encoding DUF262 domain-containing protein, whose protein sequence is MDVRPLYHPVGELFKYQPVYRVPAYQRSYSWEQLEIEDFIRDLENCYNKRKYDKAVVHFFGQIVCIEEKLQGTYDLSYFELVDGQQRVATFILLVLSLKKTYESIIIEIQGEAEFINQKNILNERIQDLSKRYLFFQKEVLESFEEINVLELSNRDKVFFRAFIRNIEAPQQRESHRLIRQAFDMIHKKVNEITFSANLKDRLGNLKTIEQILENDFCILNMITGDRKAAFKLFQVLNNRGKNLTEGDLLRAESLRILEPFPANQGVVEEAWDNILSDTPILTERFLRAIYGSHTGSKASANSLFNEFLTHFIPEYDFEFIEPKNAEEIQVKVKNIETDIAILRKINHGQWPYEQKQPIEHWDRNRIHLLIHAFDHTACLPFLLSASLLDHKEFNKIIHVIERFVFRYLIVCNQYIGDLIMIYTEEAKVLRDNPQAYTAQNLIARLKPLIDRSDDEMFNRLLDDFKYQQTGGKSNKPLKYFLLTMEYYFRWYKDGANGEPTCMDKERVYDFGDSTIEHIYPNNAQGAVIDQTLEPLKNTIGNLTILGNADNRTGDNDDFETKRPIFKDSSLMMNREDVANTANWDNAAIELRTADLKKMALRIFTI, encoded by the coding sequence ATGGACGTAAGACCTCTGTACCATCCAGTAGGAGAACTTTTTAAGTATCAGCCTGTTTATAGAGTTCCTGCTTACCAGAGGAGCTATTCCTGGGAGCAATTGGAAATAGAGGACTTTATCAGAGATCTGGAAAATTGTTACAATAAAAGAAAATACGATAAAGCTGTAGTTCACTTTTTTGGCCAGATTGTATGTATTGAAGAGAAACTCCAGGGCACTTATGATTTATCATATTTTGAATTAGTAGATGGGCAACAACGGGTTGCTACATTTATTCTGTTAGTGCTATCATTAAAAAAGACTTATGAATCTATCATTATTGAAATTCAGGGCGAAGCTGAATTTATAAACCAAAAAAATATTTTAAATGAACGTATCCAGGATTTAAGCAAGCGATATTTATTTTTTCAAAAGGAAGTTTTAGAAAGCTTTGAAGAAATTAATGTCCTTGAATTATCAAACCGCGATAAAGTTTTTTTCAGGGCATTTATTCGGAATATTGAAGCGCCACAACAACGGGAATCTCATAGGTTAATTAGACAAGCCTTTGATATGATTCATAAGAAAGTTAACGAGATCACATTTTCAGCAAATCTGAAGGATCGGTTAGGAAATCTTAAAACTATTGAACAAATACTGGAAAACGATTTCTGTATATTGAATATGATTACAGGGGATCGGAAAGCGGCGTTCAAATTATTCCAAGTACTTAATAATAGGGGTAAAAATTTAACGGAAGGCGACCTGCTGAGGGCAGAAAGTTTAAGAATATTGGAGCCATTTCCTGCAAACCAAGGTGTTGTAGAAGAAGCATGGGATAATATTTTATCTGACACGCCCATATTAACTGAAAGGTTTTTGCGCGCGATCTATGGTTCACACACGGGTAGTAAAGCAAGTGCCAATTCTCTGTTTAATGAGTTTTTAACCCACTTTATTCCTGAATATGATTTTGAATTTATTGAACCTAAGAATGCGGAAGAAATCCAAGTGAAGGTAAAAAATATCGAAACCGATATCGCTATCCTCCGAAAAATCAATCATGGGCAGTGGCCATATGAACAAAAACAGCCGATAGAACATTGGGACAGAAACCGGATACATTTGCTTATACATGCCTTTGACCATACCGCATGTCTTCCTTTTTTGCTTTCTGCAAGTTTATTAGATCACAAAGAGTTCAACAAAATTATTCATGTCATTGAGCGGTTTGTGTTTAGATACTTAATTGTCTGCAATCAATATATAGGCGATTTAATTATGATTTATACAGAGGAGGCCAAAGTTCTAAGGGATAATCCACAAGCGTACACGGCTCAAAACCTGATCGCTCGCCTGAAGCCTTTAATTGACAGATCGGATGATGAAATGTTCAATCGTCTTCTTGATGACTTTAAGTATCAGCAAACTGGCGGGAAAAGCAATAAGCCGCTTAAGTACTTTTTACTTACAATGGAGTATTATTTCCGATGGTATAAAGACGGGGCTAACGGCGAACCGACCTGCATGGATAAAGAACGTGTATATGACTTCGGAGATTCAACAATTGAACACATTTATCCTAACAATGCACAAGGCGCTGTAATTGACCAGACTTTAGAGCCTTTAAAAAACACAATTGGAAATTTAACTATCTTAGGTAATGCAGATAACCGCACGGGAGATAATGATGATTTCGAGACAAAACGCCCGATTTTTAAAGATTCCTCACTTATGATGAATCGTGAAGACGTGGCGAACACGGCTAACTGGGATAATGCTGCAATTGAATTAAGAACAGCCGATCTTAAAAAAATGGCGTTGCGTATTTTTACGATTTAA